In Chitinophaga sp. HK235, a single window of DNA contains:
- a CDS encoding DUF4998 domain-containing protein, with the protein MTYIKRWVKGSLLLGAVIVAFSACTKMDDTYKQFLEGGEIIYTGRVDSLKVFPGKNRVLLSWYLVSDPKITKCRVFWNQRTDSAEVAVKRTGGVDTVKLLLDKLPENIYTFQVYTYDNAGHSSVKEEAIGNVYGDAYTATLSNRPVRSAKYDATKKETTIWWFGVNNQVVKVEVVYTNTAGVQTTLTQMADSVPALPRDPMEFRASLKLPGYQAGTPFKYRTAYKPVKIAIDTFYTAYEMQTVQ; encoded by the coding sequence ATGACATATATAAAACGATGGGTAAAAGGTAGTCTGCTCCTGGGCGCTGTGATAGTGGCTTTCTCTGCCTGTACCAAAATGGACGATACCTACAAACAGTTCCTGGAAGGCGGTGAAATCATCTATACCGGCAGAGTAGACTCCCTGAAAGTATTTCCCGGTAAAAACAGGGTGCTGCTGTCCTGGTATCTGGTTTCTGATCCCAAGATTACCAAATGCCGGGTGTTCTGGAATCAGCGCACCGATTCTGCAGAGGTGGCGGTAAAACGTACTGGTGGCGTAGACACCGTGAAACTGCTGCTGGATAAATTACCGGAAAATATTTATACTTTCCAGGTATATACGTATGACAATGCCGGCCACTCTTCCGTGAAAGAGGAAGCTATCGGTAATGTTTACGGTGACGCCTACACGGCGACTTTGTCCAATCGCCCGGTGCGGTCTGCAAAGTATGATGCCACCAAAAAGGAAACCACTATCTGGTGGTTTGGGGTGAATAACCAGGTGGTAAAGGTGGAAGTGGTGTATACCAACACGGCTGGTGTGCAAACAACGCTCACACAGATGGCTGACAGTGTGCCTGCCCTGCCGCGTGATCCGATGGAGTTCAGGGCTTCGCTTAAATTGCCCGGTTACCAGGCTGGTACACCCTTTAAGTATAGAACCGCATACAAACCGGTTAAAATTGCGATTGATACTTTTTATACCGCTTATGAAATGCAAACGGTCCAGTAG
- a CDS encoding DUF5000 domain-containing lipoprotein: protein MKHFKILSTAVCLSVAILSACKEDKMMPVSNDKTAPNPVSNPNVVPQAGAAEISYSLPDDQNLSYVRAEFEINGEKKEAKSSYFKRSIRVEGFGDTAFHTVKLYAVSRGEVSSTPVEVKVKPLPPAIWQVFKSLAVTEAFGGLQVKFSNLDRGKIVIGTLLYDPKAKEWRNINNFYYGLDSGRFTVRGLQPVKQQFGLYVKDRWDNKSDTLKFELTPIYEEQLDRTRFVSAMKKKYPIPQVAPLPKTPGVQIVEPGNLSSWPIENMWNGVIGNEGFHTTENKDVPIWIPIDLGVKAVISRYKIWQRQAGYIYNHGNPHEWELWGTNNPIDVNSWVKLDHQIMEKPSGLPLGQNSNEDIDAAAAGQEYELPIGTPAVRYIAWKHIDSWAAVDGIIGHLHISEIAIWGQIKQ from the coding sequence ATGAAGCATTTCAAAATCTTATCAACAGCTGTCTGCCTCTCCGTTGCCATCCTGTCTGCCTGCAAGGAAGATAAAATGATGCCTGTTTCCAACGACAAAACAGCCCCTAATCCTGTGTCCAATCCCAATGTGGTGCCACAGGCCGGTGCTGCTGAAATTTCCTACTCATTACCGGATGATCAGAACCTGTCTTATGTGCGCGCCGAATTCGAGATCAATGGAGAAAAGAAAGAAGCCAAATCTTCTTACTTCAAAAGATCGATAAGGGTAGAAGGCTTTGGTGACACAGCTTTCCACACGGTGAAACTGTATGCCGTGAGCCGGGGTGAGGTTTCTTCCACACCGGTGGAGGTGAAGGTAAAACCATTGCCACCCGCTATCTGGCAGGTGTTTAAATCTTTAGCGGTAACAGAGGCTTTTGGTGGTTTACAGGTGAAGTTCAGCAATCTCGACAGAGGAAAGATTGTGATAGGCACGCTGCTCTACGACCCCAAGGCAAAGGAATGGCGTAATATCAACAACTTTTACTACGGCCTGGATTCCGGCAGATTTACGGTTAGAGGGCTGCAGCCGGTAAAGCAGCAGTTTGGCCTTTATGTAAAAGACCGCTGGGACAACAAAAGCGATACGCTCAAATTCGAACTGACACCCATATACGAAGAACAGCTAGACAGGACCAGATTTGTGAGCGCTATGAAGAAAAAATATCCGATTCCGCAAGTAGCGCCGCTGCCTAAAACGCCGGGCGTACAGATTGTAGAGCCGGGCAACCTGTCTTCCTGGCCTATTGAAAACATGTGGAACGGCGTGATCGGAAACGAAGGGTTTCATACCACGGAAAATAAAGATGTGCCTATCTGGATTCCGATAGACCTGGGTGTGAAGGCGGTGATCAGTCGTTACAAGATCTGGCAGCGTCAGGCAGGATACATCTACAACCATGGAAATCCGCATGAATGGGAGCTGTGGGGTACCAATAATCCCATCGATGTCAACAGCTGGGTGAAACTGGACCATCAGATTATGGAGAAGCCTTCCGGGCTGCCGTTGGGGCAGAACTCCAATGAAGACATCGATGCCGCCGCAGCCGGACAGGAATATGAACTGCCTATCGGTACACCCGCGGTGAGATATATCGCCTGGAAACATATCGACAGCTGGGCCGCCGTCGATGGTATCATCGGGCATCTGCATATCAGTGAAATAGCTATCTGGGGACAAATCAAACAATAA
- a CDS encoding RagB/SusD family nutrient uptake outer membrane protein → MKYKILITLTLIAGLSSCSKYLDVVPDNVPTIDNAFTLRTSAEKYLFTCYSYMPKNGHFNDNVAFNGADEVWYDDPIRDVDPTFFNIAKGLQSMTSPLGNYWSGSARGTSLFVGIRDCNTFLANIGKVRELRQYERERWIAEVKFLKAYYHFFLLRCYGPVPLIKENLPVSAGSDEVQVYRQPVDTCINYIVQLLDEAANSEFLPNKLEGTENTELGRITKCIVLSLKAKVLVTAASPFFNGNPDYSRMVDNRGVQLFSASYNAEKWSRAAQACKEAIEFCQANGYTLYHFPGNFGYKINDTLQTQLDIRAAVTDKQNNTEVIWPNTNSTAGDMQRWSMPLIANGASTSGPKGIIAPTLKMVEMFYSKNGVPITEDRTWDYSRRYVLRTATNAEKFYVRSGEQTVELHYDREPRFYADVAFDRAVWFGNWVLNYNKDSSLYFVKGRATEIASRRGISNYSVTGYWVKKTVNIESSAATDGNIASGLVTYPWPEIRLADLYLLYSEALNEVNGPGAGTTQWINLVRARAGLKSVEESWTNYSKNPTKYTTREGMREIIQQERGIELCFEGQRFWDLRRWKTAHVALNNPIKGWDITQNAAPSYYKEVLLFNQRFGMRDYLWPIENAEMIINKNLVQNPGW, encoded by the coding sequence ATGAAATATAAAATACTGATCACGCTTACACTGATAGCCGGACTGAGCTCCTGCAGCAAGTATCTGGATGTGGTACCCGATAACGTGCCGACTATCGATAATGCTTTTACCCTGCGTACTTCTGCAGAAAAATACTTGTTTACCTGCTACTCCTACATGCCTAAAAACGGGCACTTTAACGATAACGTCGCTTTTAATGGTGCCGATGAAGTATGGTACGATGATCCCATCCGTGATGTGGACCCTACCTTCTTCAATATCGCCAAGGGCCTGCAAAGTATGACCAGCCCGCTGGGTAACTACTGGAGCGGCAGTGCCCGCGGCACTTCCCTGTTTGTGGGCATCCGCGACTGTAATACTTTCCTGGCCAACATCGGCAAGGTAAGGGAGCTGCGGCAGTATGAAAGGGAGAGATGGATCGCGGAAGTGAAATTCCTCAAGGCATATTATCACTTCTTCCTGCTCCGCTGCTATGGCCCTGTTCCGCTGATAAAGGAAAACTTGCCGGTGTCTGCAGGCTCCGATGAAGTACAGGTATACCGCCAGCCGGTGGATACCTGTATCAATTATATCGTGCAGCTGCTGGATGAAGCAGCTAACAGTGAGTTTCTGCCCAACAAACTGGAAGGCACCGAAAACACAGAGCTGGGCCGTATCACCAAATGTATTGTGCTGTCGCTGAAAGCCAAAGTACTGGTGACCGCTGCCAGCCCTTTCTTTAATGGTAATCCGGACTACAGCCGTATGGTGGATAACCGCGGTGTACAGCTGTTTTCCGCGTCCTATAACGCTGAAAAATGGAGCCGGGCAGCACAGGCCTGTAAAGAAGCTATTGAGTTTTGTCAGGCCAACGGCTATACGTTGTACCATTTCCCGGGCAACTTCGGCTACAAAATCAACGATACCCTGCAAACACAGCTGGATATTCGTGCAGCCGTGACCGATAAACAAAACAACACGGAAGTGATCTGGCCCAATACCAACAGCACTGCCGGCGATATGCAGCGCTGGTCTATGCCGTTGATCGCCAATGGTGCCAGCACCTCCGGCCCTAAAGGGATTATTGCACCCACCCTCAAAATGGTGGAGATGTTTTATTCCAAAAACGGCGTGCCCATTACAGAAGATCGCACCTGGGACTATAGCAGAAGGTATGTGCTGAGAACAGCCACCAATGCGGAGAAATTTTATGTACGCAGTGGTGAGCAGACAGTAGAGCTGCACTACGACCGCGAGCCGCGTTTTTATGCAGATGTGGCATTTGACCGCGCCGTTTGGTTTGGCAACTGGGTACTCAACTACAACAAAGACAGCTCCCTGTATTTCGTAAAGGGCAGGGCTACTGAAATAGCTTCCAGAAGAGGTATCAGTAACTATTCGGTAACAGGTTACTGGGTGAAGAAAACGGTGAATATAGAAAGCAGTGCGGCCACAGATGGTAACATCGCCAGTGGACTGGTGACTTATCCATGGCCCGAGATCAGGCTGGCGGACTTGTACCTGCTATATTCCGAAGCACTCAATGAAGTGAACGGCCCCGGCGCTGGTACCACCCAGTGGATCAACCTGGTGAGGGCCCGTGCCGGACTGAAATCAGTAGAAGAATCCTGGACCAACTATTCTAAAAACCCTACTAAATACACTACCAGAGAAGGCATGCGGGAAATTATCCAGCAGGAAAGAGGCATCGAGCTTTGTTTTGAGGGACAACGCTTCTGGGACCTGAGAAGATGGAAAACCGCGCACGTAGCCCTCAACAACCCCATCAAAGGATGGGATATCACCCAAAATGCTGCCCCGTCTTATTATAAGGAAGTATTGCTGTTTAACCAGCGCTTTGGTATGCGGGATTACCTGTGGCCTATAGAAAATGCCGAGATGATCATCAACAAAAACCTTGTACAGAACCCCGGATGGTAA
- a CDS encoding TonB-dependent receptor, whose amino-acid sequence MKKRFLFLLCSAFASLLLFVPGKAPAQLLAAANITSLHTPASDAFANKNTTALFKKEVRGQVTDTAGSPMPGVTVLVKNSPNIGTTTDMNGRYILEVPDNTTVMVFTMVGYTTQEVTLNGRSVINVQLKNSASQLSETVVVAYGKQKKASVIGSITTINPGELKVPSSNLTTALAGRLAGVIAYQRSGEPGMDNAEFFIRGATTFGYKKSPLILIDGIEYDVTELARLNTDDIASFSIMKDATANALYGARGANGVILVTTKEGKEGKAKLNLRLENSISSPTRDLQLADPITYMEQNNEAVLTRNPLAPVTYSQSQIDNTKAGTNKDVYPTTNWKEMLFKKQTVNKRANFNLGGGGQIATYFVSGGYTKDNGILNVDGRNNFNNNIDLTTYTLRSNVNIRVTKSTSAMVRLHGTFDEYKGPIDGGEKLYQKMIWSNQVLFPAVYPADDAHQFVTHPLFGNFNNGEYLNPYADMVKGYKQYSRSLMLAQFEIKQDLSSFITKGLSVRAMMNTNRQAYFDVSRQYIPFWYSATNYDKLNNTYVLRDINPDQGTDYLNYVPGKRSVASTFYLESAVDYNRTFDKHGLAGMLIFIARNNLQTIDDNSSNVNLLQKSLPSRNLGLSGRATYSYDNRFFGEFNFGYNGSERFYKTERYGFFPSAGIAWFVSNENFFKPLEHVVNKLKVRANYGLVGNDAIGNEDDRFFYLSNVNMSDSRKGATFGTNGGYSRNGISIGRYDNQAITWETAKNSTFGLEVSLFNKLDIIAEYFFEQRYNILMDRASTPKTMGLQATPKANVGKAESNAFDFTADYNSNIGKDLFVTLRANFTYARNKFKAYEEPRYDEPYRYHVGYPISQRWGYIAERLFIDDEEVRSSPQQAFGNFKTMGGDIKYRDVNGDGQITPSDMVPIGFPTMPEIIYGFGFSAKYKGVDFSAFFQGSARSSFWIDVQATSPFINNSDDKSVIGETQLLKAYADSHWSEENRDLYALWPRLSPVLNTNSMQTSTWFMRNGAFLRLKQVELGYTLPSNLTRRLHMSNLRVYANATNLLTFSKFKLWDIEMGGKGLGYPIQRVVNFGLMVGF is encoded by the coding sequence ATGAAAAAAAGATTTCTCTTCCTGCTATGTAGTGCGTTTGCCTCATTGCTGCTATTTGTGCCGGGAAAAGCCCCTGCACAACTGCTGGCAGCTGCAAACATCACCAGCCTGCATACACCTGCCTCCGACGCGTTTGCCAACAAAAACACGACAGCACTATTTAAAAAAGAAGTACGGGGCCAGGTTACAGATACCGCCGGATCTCCCATGCCCGGTGTAACCGTCCTCGTAAAAAACAGTCCCAATATCGGCACCACCACCGATATGAACGGACGCTATATCCTGGAAGTACCGGACAACACCACCGTGATGGTGTTTACCATGGTAGGATATACCACCCAGGAAGTAACGCTCAATGGCCGCAGCGTCATCAACGTTCAACTAAAAAACTCCGCCAGCCAGCTCAGTGAAACCGTGGTGGTAGCCTATGGTAAACAGAAAAAAGCTTCTGTAATCGGTTCTATTACCACCATCAATCCGGGTGAACTGAAAGTGCCTTCCAGCAACCTCACTACCGCCCTGGCAGGACGCCTCGCCGGCGTAATCGCCTACCAGCGCAGCGGCGAGCCCGGCATGGACAACGCAGAGTTTTTTATCCGCGGTGCCACCACCTTCGGTTATAAGAAAAGCCCGCTTATCCTCATCGATGGTATCGAATATGATGTAACAGAACTGGCACGTCTCAATACAGACGATATCGCTAGCTTCTCTATCATGAAAGACGCTACTGCCAACGCACTCTATGGCGCCCGTGGCGCCAACGGCGTGATCCTCGTTACCACCAAAGAGGGCAAGGAAGGTAAGGCTAAACTTAACCTCCGTCTCGAAAACTCCATCTCTTCGCCCACCCGCGACTTGCAGCTGGCAGATCCGATCACCTACATGGAGCAGAACAACGAAGCCGTGCTGACACGAAATCCACTGGCGCCTGTAACCTACTCCCAGAGCCAGATAGATAACACCAAAGCCGGTACCAACAAAGACGTATATCCTACCACCAACTGGAAGGAGATGCTGTTTAAAAAACAAACGGTTAACAAACGCGCCAACTTCAACCTCGGCGGTGGCGGCCAGATAGCCACCTACTTCGTCTCCGGCGGCTATACGAAAGATAACGGTATCCTCAACGTAGACGGACGAAACAACTTTAACAACAACATCGATCTCACTACCTATACCTTACGTTCCAACGTCAATATCCGTGTTACCAAATCTACAAGCGCCATGGTGCGCCTGCACGGCACCTTCGATGAATACAAAGGCCCGATCGACGGCGGTGAAAAACTCTACCAGAAAATGATCTGGTCCAACCAGGTATTGTTCCCTGCTGTTTATCCTGCTGATGATGCACACCAGTTTGTAACACATCCGCTCTTCGGTAACTTCAACAACGGCGAATATCTCAACCCCTACGCCGACATGGTGAAAGGATACAAACAATATTCCCGTTCGCTCATGCTCGCACAGTTCGAGATCAAACAGGACCTGTCTTCCTTCATCACCAAAGGCCTGTCTGTCAGAGCTATGATGAACACCAACAGGCAAGCCTACTTCGATGTGTCCAGGCAGTATATTCCTTTCTGGTATAGCGCAACCAACTATGATAAACTAAATAATACCTATGTGCTCCGGGATATCAACCCTGATCAGGGTACAGACTATCTCAACTACGTACCGGGAAAAAGGTCCGTGGCTTCTACGTTTTACCTGGAATCCGCTGTTGACTACAACCGTACTTTCGATAAACACGGTCTGGCTGGTATGCTGATCTTTATTGCCCGCAACAATCTCCAGACGATTGATGATAACAGTTCAAATGTGAACCTCCTGCAGAAGTCGCTGCCATCCAGAAACCTGGGCCTGTCCGGCCGCGCCACCTATTCTTATGATAACCGCTTCTTTGGTGAGTTCAACTTCGGCTACAACGGTTCCGAACGTTTTTACAAAACAGAACGTTATGGTTTCTTCCCCTCTGCAGGTATAGCCTGGTTTGTGTCTAACGAAAATTTCTTCAAACCGTTGGAGCATGTGGTGAACAAACTTAAAGTCAGAGCCAACTACGGCCTGGTGGGCAACGACGCAATTGGTAATGAAGATGACCGTTTCTTCTATCTCTCCAATGTGAATATGAGTGATTCCAGGAAAGGCGCTACATTCGGCACCAATGGCGGTTATTCCCGCAACGGTATCTCCATAGGCCGCTACGACAACCAGGCCATCACCTGGGAAACAGCTAAAAACTCTACGTTTGGGCTGGAAGTAAGTCTGTTCAATAAACTGGACATCATCGCTGAATATTTCTTCGAACAACGTTATAATATCCTCATGGACAGGGCTTCCACACCCAAAACCATGGGCCTGCAGGCTACGCCCAAAGCCAATGTGGGCAAAGCCGAATCCAATGCCTTCGACTTCACCGCTGATTATAACAGCAACATCGGTAAGGATTTGTTTGTGACATTGCGTGCCAACTTCACCTATGCCCGTAATAAATTCAAGGCCTATGAAGAGCCCCGTTATGATGAGCCTTACCGTTACCATGTAGGCTATCCGATCTCCCAGCGTTGGGGCTATATCGCTGAACGTTTGTTCATTGATGATGAAGAAGTAAGAAGCTCCCCCCAACAGGCTTTCGGTAACTTCAAAACCATGGGTGGCGATATCAAATACCGCGATGTGAACGGCGATGGCCAGATCACACCCAGCGATATGGTGCCTATCGGTTTTCCTACCATGCCTGAAATCATCTATGGCTTTGGTTTCAGCGCCAAATACAAAGGCGTGGATTTCTCTGCCTTCTTCCAGGGATCTGCCCGCTCTTCCTTCTGGATCGATGTACAGGCTACCTCTCCCTTTATTAATAACAGTGATGATAAATCAGTTATCGGAGAAACCCAGCTGCTGAAAGCTTATGCAGACAGCCACTGGTCTGAAGAAAACAGAGATCTGTATGCTTTATGGCCCCGCCTGAGCCCTGTGCTGAATACCAACAGCATGCAAACCAGCACCTGGTTTATGCGCAACGGAGCCTTCCTCCGCCTCAAACAGGTGGAACTGGGTTATACCCTTCCCTCCAATCTGACACGGCGACTGCATATGTCTAATCTGCGTGTATACGCCAACGCTACCAACCTGCTCACCTTCTCCAAATTCAAACTCTGGGATATCGAAATGGGAGGTAAAGGACTGGGGTATCCGATTCAGCGCGTTGTCAACTTCGGTTTAATGGTTGGCTTCTGA
- a CDS encoding TfoX/Sxy family protein: MRKSMQPIGPISTRPTMEGQAIYLDGVLFAYVAESKLWFRTDDESDLAWDAAGSEWLRRPKKDGTLGYEPYRSAPDGAYMDEKDLRKWAKQGLAAGRRAKQN, encoded by the coding sequence GTGAGAAAATCAATGCAGCCGATAGGGCCTATCAGTACCCGGCCGACGATGGAGGGGCAGGCTATTTATCTGGATGGGGTGCTCTTTGCTTATGTGGCGGAGTCGAAGTTATGGTTCAGAACGGATGATGAGAGTGACCTGGCATGGGATGCTGCCGGTAGTGAGTGGTTAAGACGACCGAAGAAAGATGGTACGCTGGGGTATGAACCTTATCGTAGTGCGCCGGATGGAGCGTATATGGATGAGAAGGACCTGCGTAAGTGGGCAAAGCAAGGACTGGCAGCTGGACGACGCGCAAAACAAAACTGA
- a CDS encoding DUF5689 domain-containing protein, with protein sequence MGKYLFIAACLLLGMISCRKTEDYKFSTPLAIDTRIVRVGAAADTTRIIVYADGDWKMEPVAETPWLLLQTSIGHGKGDALVEVKDNSGQLPRAAKLVVKGGGKSDTIVLQQKGITPLLAITDETAQTIANGGTYKSAINTNVPLDLMTVGYGYDSTGATNWVSGLQIKDGYLFFKVDTNQLATARSVALRLSYLDALGTTTKDTILIKQQPGMSYEGAVQKDFAYVKQTLANGVINENIYVEGIVVSDKGHPNIARNLNTPSNKHNLDKTENSIAVYVQSLDGSSGLYFRTKTPGDNIFNFNDRVKIWLKGTSIQQLQNPSRTIISDLDVVHIMKKDVGTMLLQPREKYMSQLTDNDLYTYVKLKEVEISVPSGSFTNINEGYTARMDCYPTSIRDIQGSSMYMLTNLDVPYRRDGKRVPQGSGSITGILVHEEYERYGGDIGRYSIRHLKREDITLNDDRNNGFSNVLAEWSRFKTEYAATPTDAQHPLTPDIGTGRIYQSGKKWLDYTANGITATTDYNALIQEPTTNKGAVANGGWGTKGWWNNTTNTGEYWAIEVSTAGISTPVSLQIEGNTDIGGPRNFIAEWSADNASWNSLGSFTFEDVANWSNTLLTQVAGLKVLNFQLPQAASGQEHLYIRLRVANKNVGTTNAATGGTLSTTATCRLAHVSVKYNK encoded by the coding sequence ATGGGAAAATATCTGTTCATAGCAGCCTGTTTATTATTGGGGATGATCTCGTGCCGCAAAACAGAAGATTATAAATTCAGCACTCCACTGGCCATCGACACCCGTATCGTGCGGGTAGGTGCCGCCGCCGATACTACCCGTATTATCGTGTATGCCGATGGGGATTGGAAAATGGAGCCGGTGGCTGAAACACCCTGGCTGCTGCTGCAAACCAGCATCGGACATGGTAAGGGCGATGCGTTGGTGGAAGTAAAGGATAACAGCGGCCAATTGCCTCGTGCCGCCAAACTGGTCGTGAAAGGCGGAGGTAAATCAGATACCATCGTGCTGCAGCAGAAAGGTATTACGCCACTGCTGGCTATTACTGATGAAACAGCACAGACTATCGCCAACGGGGGAACGTATAAGTCGGCCATCAATACCAATGTACCACTGGATTTGATGACAGTAGGATATGGCTACGATTCTACCGGCGCCACCAACTGGGTATCCGGTCTGCAGATAAAAGACGGGTATCTGTTTTTTAAGGTAGATACCAACCAGCTGGCTACAGCCCGCAGCGTAGCATTGCGACTGAGTTATCTGGATGCGCTGGGTACTACCACCAAAGATACCATCCTTATCAAACAACAGCCGGGGATGAGTTATGAAGGCGCCGTGCAAAAAGATTTCGCCTATGTAAAACAAACACTGGCCAACGGCGTGATCAATGAGAATATTTATGTAGAAGGGATTGTGGTCAGCGACAAAGGACATCCCAATATCGCCCGTAACCTCAATACACCCAGCAACAAACACAACCTGGATAAAACGGAAAACAGTATAGCCGTTTACGTGCAAAGCCTGGATGGCAGCAGTGGCCTTTATTTCAGGACCAAAACACCGGGTGATAATATCTTTAACTTCAACGATCGTGTGAAAATATGGTTGAAAGGCACCAGCATACAACAGCTGCAAAATCCTTCCCGGACCATCATATCAGATCTGGATGTAGTACATATCATGAAAAAAGATGTAGGTACTATGCTGCTGCAACCAAGAGAAAAATATATGTCGCAGCTGACAGACAATGATCTCTATACCTATGTAAAACTCAAAGAGGTGGAAATATCCGTCCCCAGTGGATCCTTTACGAATATCAATGAAGGCTATACGGCGAGGATGGACTGTTATCCTACGAGCATCCGCGATATTCAGGGCAGCAGCATGTATATGCTTACCAACCTGGATGTTCCTTATCGCCGCGATGGCAAACGGGTGCCGCAAGGCTCCGGCAGTATCACTGGTATCCTGGTACATGAAGAATACGAGCGTTATGGCGGTGATATCGGGCGTTATTCCATTCGTCATCTGAAGCGGGAAGATATCACGCTGAATGATGACCGCAATAATGGCTTCTCTAACGTACTGGCAGAATGGAGCCGGTTTAAAACCGAATACGCTGCCACGCCTACAGATGCGCAGCATCCGCTTACCCCGGATATCGGTACCGGGCGTATTTATCAGAGCGGCAAAAAATGGCTCGATTATACCGCGAACGGTATCACAGCAACTACTGACTATAACGCGCTCATTCAGGAACCTACCACCAACAAGGGCGCCGTTGCCAATGGTGGCTGGGGCACCAAAGGATGGTGGAACAACACTACCAATACCGGTGAATACTGGGCGATAGAAGTGTCAACTGCGGGCATCAGCACACCGGTATCTTTACAGATAGAAGGCAATACTGATATCGGTGGTCCCCGCAACTTCATAGCGGAATGGTCGGCGGATAATGCCAGCTGGAATAGTTTAGGCAGCTTCACTTTTGAAGATGTAGCCAACTGGTCCAATACCCTGCTCACACAGGTGGCTGGGCTTAAGGTGCTGAATTTTCAGCTGCCGCAGGCCGCATCAGGACAGGAGCATCTGTATATCCGGCTGAGAGTGGCGAATAAAAACGTAGGTACTACCAATGCAGCTACAGGAGGTACGTTGTCAACAACTGCTACGTGCAGGTTGGCGCATGTGTCGGTGAAGTATAATAAGTAG
- a CDS encoding endonuclease/exonuclease/phosphatase family protein, protein MKRFLKIAFLLFCPFYIAGAQAQAPLRVLSYNILEGMTTDTTKGKKVFVEWVKQFNPDIIALQECNGFTQKSLEELAATWGHPYAVIVKENGYPTGLTSRYPITDIQKVNENMTHGFIMANVNDYNIVVLHLNPHKYRKRREEIATILANMERKKDPRNWIIMGDFNSNTPLDKNRLDSNRIKSWQANAIKKNPNIDNLVDGNLIDYKVQQQMLDAGFTDAIYEYAKQEKAASGKDLMGTNTRIDYIYLSKDLAKKLISCQFIYDDFTAKYSDHRPVYMELKK, encoded by the coding sequence ATGAAACGTTTTCTGAAGATTGCTTTTTTATTGTTTTGTCCTTTTTATATAGCCGGTGCTCAGGCACAGGCACCACTCCGGGTATTGAGTTATAACATACTGGAGGGAATGACCACCGATACTACCAAAGGGAAGAAAGTATTTGTGGAATGGGTGAAGCAGTTCAACCCGGACATCATAGCATTACAGGAATGTAATGGATTTACCCAGAAATCACTCGAAGAACTGGCTGCTACCTGGGGACATCCTTATGCCGTGATCGTAAAGGAGAATGGTTACCCTACCGGCCTCACTTCCAGATATCCCATCACTGATATTCAGAAGGTGAATGAAAACATGACTCATGGCTTTATCATGGCTAATGTGAATGATTACAATATCGTAGTGCTGCATCTCAATCCACATAAATACCGTAAAAGGAGGGAAGAAATAGCAACCATACTGGCCAATATGGAAAGAAAAAAAGATCCGCGTAACTGGATCATCATGGGAGACTTCAACTCCAATACACCGCTCGATAAAAACCGCCTGGACTCCAACAGGATAAAGTCCTGGCAGGCCAATGCCATCAAGAAAAATCCGAATATCGACAACCTGGTGGATGGTAATCTGATAGATTACAAAGTACAACAGCAAATGCTGGATGCCGGTTTTACGGATGCCATTTATGAGTATGCTAAACAGGAGAAAGCGGCTTCGGGTAAGGATCTGATGGGTACCAACACCCGCATCGACTACATCTATCTCAGCAAAGACCTGGCTAAGAAGTTAATCAGCTGTCAGTTTATTTATGATGATTTTACGGCCAAATACTCTGATCACCGGCCGGTTTACATGGAACTAAAAAAATAA